A region of Candidatus Omnitrophota bacterium DNA encodes the following proteins:
- a CDS encoding molybdopterin-binding protein, which translates to MISLRYWPSLTNIFLILAFAQSLVCAEKPPADQLTKYALVITGGELLKGIYADSHTFFITRALEPIGCQCVFSLSVGDVREDLLDALNYAGAHADLIITTGGLGPTDADVTRNALMEFTGIPLRENPEVVKEMQRRFGTPLRENMRRQARTPEKGGYMANPNGTAAGLIFDDGKRVVAALPGPPGELQPMATNQLIPFLSKRFGLRAIGVSVAMRFVGVGESSIDQTIHEHLTLPSDLSIAYQFDQGRVDLTFSVPGNSEEDRKRLKALEAELLKYLKEYMYADDGSTLEECAIGLLEKQGGTLVTAEVGTGGGVAASLNNVDGAARRFTGGYVAPSNAAMAQRLGLEGDLPANEQTSQEAAALENAKRACRHNDSEWSISISELYKEENGDPCVWAAVGSMKKGFKTQRMTLRGRGKSAQDRLVTQVLDLFRRRIIE; encoded by the coding sequence ATGATATCTTTGCGATATTGGCCATCTTTGACGAATATATTTCTTATTCTCGCATTCGCGCAATCTCTCGTCTGCGCCGAAAAGCCTCCCGCCGATCAACTAACGAAGTATGCGCTTGTGATCACCGGCGGCGAGCTGCTGAAAGGCATCTATGCGGATAGTCACACGTTTTTCATCACTCGCGCTTTGGAACCAATAGGCTGTCAGTGCGTATTTTCTTTGAGCGTGGGAGACGTTCGGGAAGACTTGCTTGACGCTTTGAATTACGCCGGCGCGCACGCCGATTTGATTATTACGACCGGCGGATTGGGACCGACGGACGCCGACGTGACCCGTAATGCCTTAATGGAATTCACCGGCATTCCTTTGCGAGAGAATCCTGAGGTCGTCAAGGAGATGCAACGCCGGTTTGGAACGCCGCTAAGGGAAAACATGCGGCGGCAAGCGCGAACGCCGGAAAAAGGAGGGTATATGGCCAATCCCAACGGCACGGCGGCGGGCTTGATTTTCGACGACGGCAAGCGAGTCGTCGCCGCTTTGCCGGGACCGCCGGGCGAATTGCAGCCGATGGCGACGAACCAGTTAATCCCCTTTCTCTCCAAACGATTCGGTCTACGCGCCATCGGCGTCTCGGTCGCCATGCGCTTCGTGGGCGTAGGCGAATCGAGCATCGATCAAACGATTCACGAACATTTGACGCTGCCTTCGGATTTATCGATCGCCTATCAATTCGACCAGGGGCGCGTCGATCTTACTTTTTCCGTACCGGGAAATTCGGAAGAAGATCGAAAGAGACTTAAAGCGCTGGAAGCGGAATTATTAAAATATCTCAAGGAATACATGTACGCCGACGACGGCTCGACCTTGGAAGAATGCGCCATCGGCCTTCTCGAAAAACAGGGCGGAACATTGGTCACGGCGGAAGTGGGAACGGGCGGAGGCGTCGCCGCCAGTTTGAATAACGTGGACGGAGCCGCCCGACGCTTTACGGGAGGTTATGTCGCACCCAGCAACGCCGCCATGGCGCAGAGGCTGGGGCTGGAAGGAGATCTTCCAGCCAACGAACAAACGTCGCAGGAAGCGGCGGCCTTGGAAAACGCCAAACGCGCTTGCCGGCATAACGACAGCGAATGGTCTATTTCCATCTCGGAATTGTATAAGGAAGAGAACGGCGATCCCTGCGTTTGGGCGGCGGTCGGTTCCATGAAAAAAGGTTTTAAAACTCAGCGCATGACTCTGCGCGGACGCGGAAAATCGGCGCAGGACCGGCTAGTAACGCAAGTGCTCGATTTGTTCCGCAGGCGAATAATCGAATGA
- a CDS encoding acetylxylan esterase has product MRIHLILMFTLVLSMVTINEKTSYCANEPFPAVQDLPSHPELPDPLTMFDGTPVKTKKQWFEQRRPELTKLFQHYMYGYAPEPPKISAAVTKIDPAAFNGKATLKEVEIRFTELPENAPRIHLALFVPNKKKGPFPVFLGLNDLGNQVVAPVSSLTVDNSVELDDRLKAANAAARGSQTDFWRVENSLDRGYAFATFYQGDIDPDKNDFTDGIHPFYPNLPGPQEARWGTIAAWAWGLQRGVDYLATDSAIDKTKICLIGHSRRGKTALLAAAFDERVALAVPHQSGTGGCALSRNNNQETVERINRVFPHWFNDIFPQFNNNEDKLPIDQHLLMALIAPRALMDTAGLQDVWANYENALKSLKAADKVYKFLGCQGLAGNGVIEAETPITADNVGEILQYRRDEKHTLNLGYWDKILDFADVYFEKRDRTK; this is encoded by the coding sequence ATGCGCATCCATCTTATTCTAATGTTTACGCTGGTTTTATCGATGGTTACAATAAACGAAAAAACTTCGTATTGCGCGAACGAACCTTTTCCCGCCGTCCAAGATTTGCCTTCCCATCCCGAACTGCCCGATCCGTTGACGATGTTCGACGGAACGCCGGTCAAAACCAAGAAGCAATGGTTCGAGCAACGCCGCCCCGAACTGACAAAATTGTTTCAACATTATATGTACGGCTACGCGCCGGAGCCGCCCAAAATTTCCGCTGCGGTTACGAAAATCGACCCCGCCGCCTTCAACGGCAAGGCGACGTTGAAAGAGGTGGAAATCCGATTTACTGAGTTGCCGGAAAATGCTCCCCGCATTCATCTGGCGCTTTTCGTCCCCAATAAGAAAAAAGGCCCTTTCCCCGTTTTTCTGGGATTGAACGATTTAGGCAATCAGGTCGTTGCGCCCGTTTCCAGTTTGACCGTCGATAACAGCGTCGAATTGGACGATCGCCTCAAAGCGGCGAACGCCGCCGCCCGCGGCAGCCAGACGGATTTCTGGCGCGTGGAAAACAGCCTTGATCGCGGATACGCCTTCGCCACTTTTTACCAAGGCGACATCGATCCCGATAAGAACGACTTCACGGACGGCATCCATCCCTTTTATCCCAACCTGCCCGGCCCTCAAGAAGCTCGTTGGGGAACGATCGCCGCCTGGGCGTGGGGCTTGCAGCGCGGAGTGGATTACCTCGCAACGGATTCCGCTATCGATAAGACCAAAATTTGCTTGATCGGCCATTCCCGCCGCGGAAAGACGGCGTTGCTGGCCGCCGCTTTCGACGAACGAGTCGCCCTCGCCGTTCCTCACCAATCCGGAACCGGCGGCTGCGCACTCAGCCGCAACAACAACCAGGAAACCGTAGAGCGCATCAATCGGGTCTTCCCCCATTGGTTCAACGATATTTTTCCCCAATTCAACAACAACGAAGACAAATTGCCCATCGACCAGCATCTGCTCATGGCGCTCATCGCTCCCCGAGCTTTGATGGATACGGCGGGACTCCAAGACGTATGGGCCAACTACGAAAACGCCTTGAAATCATTAAAGGCGGCGGATAAGGTCTACAAATTTCTCGGCTGCCAAGGTTTGGCGGGAAACGGCGTCATCGAAGCGGAAACCCCGATTACGGCGGATAATGTCGGCGAGATTCTGCAATACCGCCGCGACGAAAAGCATACGCTGAACCTCGGCTATTGGGATAAAATCCTGGATTTCGCCGACGTCTATTTTGAGAAGCGAGATCGGACGAAATAA